Below is a window of Flavobacterium cyclinae DNA.
AAAAAAAACCACTTTTAAAATCCAAAATACTATCATTAATTATTGAGAAATTTATTTTTTCATTTGGGTGAACAGGATGAGAATTTTTCAATTTCTCTGAGTAAAGTTCTTTTTCGAAATACCAATCACCAATATACTTATCATTTGAAGATTTACTCTCTTTATCACATGATAACATGAAGAGTGTGACTGAATAAAGGATTAAAAATTTTCTCATAATCTAATTAAAAAAACCAACTCGCTACAAAAATCGCTGTAATCACACAGATTAAATCCACTAAAAGCATCATTCCTAAAGTATAACGGGTGTTTTTCACGTTGATACTTCCAAAATAAACCGCAATTACGTAGAAAGTCGTTTCGGCACTACACTGGAAAATGCAGCTTAGTCTTCCGGTTAAAGAATCGGGTCCAAATTGCTTCATTGCATCAATCATAAAACCACGTGAACCACCAGAACTAAAAGGGCGCAACATCGCCACAGGAAGCGAATCCGTGATTTCTTTAGCTACCCCAAGATGTGCAAATAAAAAGGAAATCCCATTGGCTATAATTTCAAATAACCCACTATTTCTGAATAAAGAAATCGCCACTAACATTCCCATTACATAAGGGAAAATAGTCACCCCAGTTTTTAATCCGTTATTGGCTCCAGCTACAAAAGTGTCGAAAATGGTTGTTTTTTGTTCCACGAATTTCTTTTCTTGAACGAAAGAAAATATCAACGTTCCACCTATAATTAAGATTAACAATAATCCCGAAAGGTTAGAAGTAAAATAGTTTTTTCCGATTAAATCTAAACTATTAACATAAAATAATAATCCCACAATCGCACCGATAACTCCCATTAAAGCTGCTAATAAAGAAGCACTTTTGAAATTAACGCGTTGTTTAATTCCAACTAAAATAAAAGCTGCAATAGTTCCCACAAAAGACGTAATAATACATGGT
It encodes the following:
- a CDS encoding nucleoside recognition domain-containing protein, producing MVLSRFWLVIFISSIFFIVFGLFSSQYYSIDYVLNGKQGEPLLIGEKYLNEVPKFVKDSLENADDKTFIINNNIADADTTYVYNNHTVKIYSGKQKADGLLPMTKSSLFDLILPLIAYLAFFCGIMELLIISGASEKLAKKLSPLFAKVFPSIPKNHESISYMTLNFSANFLGLDSAATPFGLKAMQSLQELNPDKDSASDAQIMFMCLHAAGLTLIPTSIIGYRAAEHAANPADVMLPCIITSFVGTIAAFILVGIKQRVNFKSASLLAALMGVIGAIVGLLFYVNSLDLIGKNYFTSNLSGLLLILIIGGTLIFSFVQEKKFVEQKTTIFDTFVAGANNGLKTGVTIFPYVMGMLVAISLFRNSGLFEIIANGISFLFAHLGVAKEITDSLPVAMLRPFSSGGSRGFMIDAMKQFGPDSLTGRLSCIFQCSAETTFYVIAVYFGSINVKNTRYTLGMMLLVDLICVITAIFVASWFF